DNA from Vitis vinifera cultivar Pinot Noir 40024 chromosome 19, ASM3070453v1:
TTATTGTCTCTCAACTGTGCCTTTTTCTATCTATATTTCATTAGTAAACcctgaaattatttttcttgctGCACGAACTAATTATCGTAACCTTTTCTAAACAATGGCCCACTAATAGAGAGATTCTGGAGAACAAATTCAAGGTTTAATTGCTGTATTGCTTCTACATTTGGTTCTGATGTGTTGGTAAGATATATGAGAACATCTCTTCTAAATCATTGGCACTCATAGAACTCCTTATCCTTCTAATGTACTTTTTATCCATAATTAAAACATCTGTccattctaataaaaaaaaagttattggcACTCATCATTATTGCCAACTATTTGAATATTGAAGGTTTTTGTCCGTATTTGCATAAGAAGGTTTTTTTTCCCACACCCTTATTATCCTGAAACTTTGGCACAAAATTTATCactaaatattcttaaataacTGTGGGAGTATCATTAATTGTGTATCTGTACATTGATCTATCTTAGTTGGAATTTGGTTCAACTATTGTTGGAAAACTGGAACTTCCCATAACAGCACTATGTCATTGCCTGAACTAAAGCAATCAACTGCATCTGTATTTTCACTTTTCCTTGGATATCCTAAATGTAATGCTTTCTTCCCTTTTATTTGCATGTCTTTTTTTGGGGGGTAGTGTAATATAATATACTTGTAATAACAAATTTGTAGTGTCAGGTTAGTTGAATATTTTTCTTGCACTAagttaatgataataataatttctttttcctctgACTAAAGCAATTTTCATTTGTGCAGTCAAGACAGTATATATAATCTATTATACTCTCAAATAGTTGTCACTTGAAAGGGTTCCATGGCAGGTAATAGCCTGCCATCTCTGGGTCGTGTGAAACTCTGCGATCTGATTGCTTGTGAAGGCCTTCCTTCTGATTCTTATAAGTTATCTGTGTCCACTTTGTCACAATCACTAGCTCAGTATTCTGCTGCTATCATTCAATTTCCTTCAAGTGATGGAGCCCTTCTAAGGTCTGGTTTGGATTCTGCTCACCTCTACTTCCATCAAAGAGCATCTTACCCAGCTGCAGATATGATCCATAACAATGAATCTCGTGAGTGGTGCAAGACCTCTGGTTATTATGCAGATCCGCAACAGTGGCAAGAAACCTATGATTTCAGACCAGGCTTAACTCCTCCAGAATCAAATAGTGGTTTGGAATTCCCTCCAGCTGGTTTGCCAGATATATTTTCTCTGCTTGGCAAAGCAGCTCGGGATATTCTGGATGCTATCAGCTTCTATTTGAACTTGCGTAGCTCGCCTTTTACTGAAATACTCGATAATGTTCCCTTGAGAAGTCGTGAAATATCATCTTCTGTACTGTCTGTTTGCTGTTATGGAAGGCCATCCTTTCAGGGACCACAACATCATAATTTAACTACCCAAGAGGATGGCCAATTAGTTATGTTTTCTGATCATGAGCACCAAGTTGATAAAAGCCTGATAACACTTGTCAAGTCAGATAAAGCAGGCTTACATGTAAGAGACTTTCATGGTCGTTGGGTTCTTGTGGATGGGGATCTTGGTCCCCAAGAAGCCATTGTTTATCCTGGACTTGCACTCTACCAGGCAACTGCTGGCTATGTTGGCCCTGCACTACACCGAACAGAGATTAGTAATATGCAGGGTAATATGTATGGACGATGCTCTCTAGCTTTCAAACTCATGCCCAAATCCATGACCAGTCTCAATTGTTCGGAGATGAGGGCAGCTGGTCATGGGGTTGAAGCTCAGTTTCAGCTTCCAGTACCAGTGGATGACTTTATGCAGAGATCCCACCCCACTGAGCAACTTTTTAACAGAAACAATTTCCCAAGTTTCAATTTTCCTACAGCCCAAGATGGTAGGCTCTcagtttttaaatgaaaatgttcACTTTTTAGTTGCTGAAGTAGTATGAAATTGCACAACATGTTTGGATGgactaattaaaaattattgctTAAAAATAGTTCTTTTAGTGATATATACCATCTTTGGTTCTCTTTTTTGGCTGAAGTGGGGCTCCATGTCACCCTGAAGCAATGTTTTATTCCTTCACAAAATCAGTTGCCTTTTACTATGGAAAAGTATTGACATTAGGACTCTGTTTTCTTCTTGTTTATgtcatttattatcattttttattctccTTGACCTCTTCTATATTTTTAGCCATCATAGCTGATTCGTTATCATTTGTATTGttatcttctatatatatattggtaattaataattgaaagtTTCATAAAAGAAAGGAATGTATGAACCCATGAGTCCCTACCAAGAATAAGATGACTGACATTGTTATTCAGCCCTATCCTAATAAAAAGCATGATGAGGTTTGAGCTCTATTTGAACCCTTGAACAAACTACTCTAAAGAAAGTTCAATATGAGGACTAAGAACCATGCTCCGTTGTGGTTCATTATTTCTTCCACATGTACTTCCTTTTCcttaaagattattttatattttttgcttCAATATATGTAATCCAGAAACAGAAATGTTTCCCACATCACATGGACCTAGATAACTAAGGCCTGACTTGTCCATCTGTAAACAAAGCTCCTGTGTAGAGTTGGCTATAACCTAATGAATCTCAGATCTACCAAAAAAAAGCTCATGCTTATGTTGAACAAGAATGCATAATGAACTCCGCTATGGTCAACAGATTTTGAATATGATGCCAAAGAACACAATTATTTGAAACTGTTCAAGTTTCTGATGTGGTAGATGTGTTAGTATTACTGACTTGGTCATCCATCTTTTAAGTTGTTTCTTGCCTTTATTGAATTGTGGTGATCTGTTCCTTTTTTCTAAAACCCAGTTGTGAACTATTGGAATTCCATGCATGGTAAACATTCCTATCTTTCCAGTTGTGGTTGTCAACTTTTAAATACTAGCgtatattattttcctattttttgtaGTATATGTTGtgttttaagtatttttttttttttcgcttttttctcttcttataTATATACTGAACATTTACTGGAAAAATATTTGTACATTTATGAAACATATACATTGCAAGAATGAAGTATTCAACATTTATGCAACCAGTTTCATGAAAGATAGATTGAAAAGGTAAATATAGGTATTCATCAACATATCTCAACGCTAAATgctagattttttttatgaagtcAACTTAACAAAATATGACACTTTAATGTAGAGGTGCATTATAAAATTCACAAAATGAACTTTCTAGATTATGAACTATAATTTTAACATCCAAGTTTCAATTAGTTTGCTAATACTGTTTTGTTAAAATGACTGAGTTCCTAAAAGTCAACAGCCAATATACTAAGAAATGATGTTCATGTACAACTATGACTGTATACTTATGTTTGTGTCTTATGTTCAAGGTTTAATTTTTCAAGGTCATTAATTATCCATCCTAAAGTGACCAAAAGAAgctcaaaaaaggaaaaaaaaaaaaaaaagcctataTGTTAAAAACTTCTCATTCTTCATCATCTTCCATAAGATAGCATACTGAATTTGAAATACATGTCTTTTGTTCtcatatatttcattatttatcaGAGCAATAATGCTACTTAGGCTTCAATCTTTAGCATTTGCCTTTAACATGTATTATACAATTCCACCTAAAACATGCTCTCTTTTCTTGTCCTTTTTGTcttactatttttctgtaccaTGTATCCTAATTtttgttgtcattttttttttgttacataagggaaataaatagaaaaaaatataccCACATAAGGGCCACATTTGTATTTCAACAGTGAAGTATTTTACCAGCTTTAATAAAGATAGTGAACTTAAAAGAGGTAAATGTAGACATTCATCATTATTAGACATGTGAAAGCATTGAATGTTAAAAGgtatggtaatttttttttttttttttgatcagataAAGATGTAGTAAccttgaatttaaaaatatgacaaTTTAATGGATTTCTACATCAAAAATCCACAAAATAAACTGTttgaacaataattttagttccAAGCTCCAATTGGTctaataatgaattttattataCTAAAAATTTCAAGTTCCTAAAAATCTACAATTAATACACCAAAATACAAATTATGGATGTTAATGCCTTGAAGTGCATATTTATTGGCTTGCTggttttatttatgtatttatttttgggcctaataaaaaaatggatgttTCTGGGATATCCACGGGTTGAGCAGTTCTATCTACTTGCATCGCTATTTGTATTTCTGTCTTGAAACAGTTTTGTTTACTGTTTCTTTCTGTGAATATGAGTTTAGTCTGGTCAATCCCCAAATTACATTGATTGAGGTGTGGGGAGTAAGTATTAATGCCATATCTTTCTCTTCCTGATTTTTTCCTCATTTCATGTTCCACAAAAATTGAAATACTAAAAACTTCCCAAACAACTCAATTGTTATCCATCTCAAATGCAGTTTTCATCTTGttccctcctctctctctctctctccccctccctTTGCCATTTATGATTTCCTTGTTTTTGTTGGTATATACAAAGATGGCCCTAAAACTAATAGGATGAACCTCAAAAATGACCACATAGTGAACAATAGACCAAGTGTCATTTTTGCATGTCTGCTTGCTCCCTAATAGACAATTTCTGGATCTGCCCCTGGTTCAGTTTCTCAATTGCAGAacaaaatgaaagataaaaGAATGGTGCTACtgattcttatttatttatttattttttaatttagttttttaattttttattataagcACCTTGGATATAATCTTGAGGAGAAAGCTGTCAATTTGGCACGGTAAAATAgcatttttacaaataaagatTAAGTCTTATGGAGCCTTATTTCTCAGAGCCCATTTTGGTTCAAGGTGTAAACTAAACACCTTAAGGTATAAATGCTTGGCCTTAAGGACCCTCTAGCCTTGTGCTAAGTTAGTCAAAGGTGTGCTCTCAATCACTGGGGATAGAAGCAAACATAGAAACTAGTTGTTGCACTTCTCTCATCAGATGattgttattatttatcttttgagtTGTCACTTCATTCTCAAGATTTATGAATTCATTTGGAGCTCTGCTTTACTTTAGGTTAATGCTTCATCAATGTTTCCATTAGCTGGATCAGCTCACTGGTTAATTACTTATTCAAATTATACTACTTATGTAACTAgaatgtttttcatatttatatgtCTATATTGATAAAGGTCAATATCAGCTGTAATTATAGTAGGGTATAATTCATATCTCGGCATGTTTGATATCCTTGACATGCCAATTTATGAACATGGTAAAGATGATGCAAGCTTAATAATTGCGGCATCTTAGTTTGGACTCTCATGAAGTTGGTTTCTTGTTCAATTGGCATTTTGTAGAGAAGTCAGCCTTGTGAGGTTCAAATGGTTACAACTCTGATAGAAATGTTAGGCAATACAAACGCCATTTCTATATCATTTTAGCAGAGAGCAGTCACCACATCATAAGTTGCCAATGCCATTTTTTTTCTGggtaaaaagagagagaaaaaaaaaagaacaaaatagaTTATATCTGGACAGGTCTGCTTAGCATTAATGTCAACCTTTATGAACTCAGCAAGATAGAAAATTGAAAtcctaacaatattttattgCCATTGTCAGTTGTATCACCTTTGTATaggattattttttttgctattttgttttgagtatttatttttgtgtttagcTCTTAGTAAGAAGTTTTTAATAACAGGTCCTTGGATCGATGAAATGCTGGTACAGGATCTATGAAGCCCTTGATGAGGAGGAGGAAGAATAATTCTAGATGCAAACCTCTCCCACCTTCCAAGAGGTTACGACTAGAGGCACAAAGAGTTCTCAAGGAGAGAGTTCAAGATATTGCAGATAAGAAGGGCATCAAGTTGAGGTTCTGTAATCTGAAGGAATGTGAGAGTCACATCCATACACTTGACAGTCCTTGTGCCAATACAAGAATGGAGATCGGGTGGCCACCAGGGGTTCCATTTGTTCATCCTCATGATCTACCAAACAAGGCAAAGATTGGTTTTCTTGAAGCATATGAACCTGGTTGGACAGCCACTCATGATATGGAGTTAAGTCTAATAGAACCTGGACAGGCCAGTCAACACTCGGCTAACTGTAACTGTAACTCTCCTGTTCAAGTTCTATATACACATGAGAACACATTCTTTTGGACCAAACTTTTGTTCTGTGATTAACATTCATCGACCCATTAACATGAGCATAATGCATGCATGGTCCTCAATATTCAGAGTAATGCTGTTTCTCTACCACTTTTACCACATGCTTTATTATCTCAACGCATGGAAATGGTGATTGGATGTATTCAGAAAGTGCTTAAAACGCATTCAGTTCAAAATGTTTTTGGCTTTTAAACACCACTTATCACTTTGCAATGTGGTAAAAATATTAGGAAGAATGGCATTGTCCAATGGGACCATCATTGTTATGTTcgaattttattgattggattcTATATATCATGAGCATGCTTGTTTTGTTACAAACTTTCTGTTCTCTGCTCTACATGCATGTATGCACATGTAGCACGATCATGAAGCTAGCTTGCCCTGAATATTGGAAAATCACTCTGTAATTCATGTTCTGTTAATCATTTTGTTTCTTAGGTCCTGttgtaaatagaaaaaacatgttatttttagGCGGTTGAGAAATGTTGTGATGTTCACACAGTACAAAATGTTTAGCAGTGTATAGAATGATGTTGCAGTGACAGATGTTTCTGTGAAATGAGAAATGCTAGAGGATTTGTAGGTTGAAAATTCTCCAATTCACTTGGCAATCTACTgaatatgttaaaaaaacataaaaaatagtcTTGGTTTTCCAAGTATATCTTTACATAGATTTTGTGCTGACAAAGTTTGTTTCTTTACAAATATAATGTGTTGAGAAGCCCTAGATTGTATCCTTTGGATAGAAAGAGATGCCATTTTCGATTAGGACATTAAAACAAATTATCATGCTCATCTTCtataaaatgtaagaaaatggTTATAGTTATAATTTTAACCTTCATTAGATTTTAATATctaccattaaaaaaataagacagACAGACATCATTGGacatttgtgttttatttttaaattttttaagaaaattttattttagcactttcatttatattaacaaaattttatgttCATTCTTGTGTTTGCAGGAATCAATCTCCATAACTTCTGATGTGTGGCCACCCTTGATCAGCTTGTGATTATTTGTAGCTGCTTGATTCTCTCTCACCATGGTTCTGAGACATTGTCATCCTCAACTGGATATCTTATATTCCTCATCCTGGACTAGTTGGTGTGCCATACTCTTGAGTTTGTCCTTCATTCTCAGCTGACCTTACAGGGAATCATGACCCAGTAATAGATTGCTTGTATTTAGATGATTTTGAGGGAACTTGGATTAGTTTCTTGCAGTTTCCTCCGAACTAATTGTGTTACAGAATCACCAGGGAAGACTTACTTGTGGCTGACCTTTATAAATCCTCTGAAGTTTTGTACTATGAGCTACACCACTCACCAACTCTGTTTGAAAGAGAGAACGGGAATTGTTTGGAGATCCTCACCTACTTGAGACACATTAGTACAGGTTTTTGTTGCAATGTTTTCTGCTTCGATTGTCCCAACTGCTATTTATGGAGAATGTGAGCTTACGGACTAATAAGGGTTCGCAATGTTTCCTAGTTGTACAAATTTACCAGTACCGATCTCTTTTGTTGGATTGGTGACTATCCGATATTTAAATATGAGATGTGCTGTTTCTGATGGTCGCACTTCCATCATGGTgttttttcttggattttcatTATTACTGTTTCTGACTGATTTCTGTATGATGATCCATGGGATTTTGATAATAAGCAAGTTTTACTACCTATTCTGTTTCTCAGAGTTGGGATTTTCTTTTGTGATGAGCAGCTAGGTCTTTGATACTGCATTTTTTATTATGGGATGATTTTGAAACCAAATGACCCATGAAGAACAGCTAACAGAGTCTTGTGATCTCTTAACCTCAAAACACATTTGCTTTCCTAGTGGTGGAGCCTTTAGCTAGACAGATTTTTGGTATTGCTGTGTTCATTTTGTTTCAATACCTCCTTCAAGGCAAAACCCAGTTTCTCTTCTCTCCAGTGAATATGTTTTTCCTTCTGATTTATCCTTCTACCAAATGGCCAGACTTCATCCTATTTGTACAACCCCTTTATCTTTTGCCCAAACAATTTCTCTTGGGAAAGTTGCTGgtgtaaattttctttaattttacaactttcattaattttagtaatttttttaagagaaatttaaaaaaatttcataatttcattGATGAATTGTAAGGTTTTCTTTTGATAATTAGTTGAGAGTGATACaacttttagtttaagtatatatatatgatatgttaaTATAACTATCTCACGGTGGTTGTCGTTTGATGGTTGGAATTTTGATGAAgtcaaaacaaaatataagttataaataaaaaattaacctttcttataaaattttgtttaaaaaagaaagtgaagGTTTATTTGGGAGCATGTCTCAGCAGACTTTTGGCTTTGCCCAATGTGCAGGGGACAATGGGGCATGTTAGAGAGTAAAACACCATTGATATGAGAATTGAACTTGGCACCATAGGCATGATACACTAATTCACTCTACTTGCATTATACTTTAGAATATAAAAGTCATTTGTAGGAATGTTTAACTGAAAATCGACTTATATAAgtaattcttatttatttactcatcAATACTTTTTTTCTTGATGTTTTGACTCAATTTCTTATCATTAAACAcctacttatttatttagttatttatgaaaaaaagaatgagatatTGGTAGAAATTACAAATtagaataattgaaatatttgcTTGCGTTTATCAATTTCATATCCAATAAGATGGGGCCTTCACTGCAACCTAACTCGAAGGCCATGGCTGGCATGTTGTCCACACTGATGAAAATGCTGATAGATTCTATGAGATTGTAGTTTGCTTTCATAGCGAGTTTATCTTACGACcactcttgaaaaaaaaaagtgaaaggagAAACCCTTTGTTTTTATGAAGAATTTGATGATATGTTATATGGATGGCCACACAATAACAGTAACAGGATCATAACTCATTTAGGTGATCCTTCTAATTACAAATTGCAAGGTGAGAGAGTATATTGTTTggttttgttgttgttattattattgttattttgtgtcatatttttgttttatcttgtgtttgattttatgttttttaacaTTCTCTGGGATATTTTAAGAGATGTTATTTTTGTCTTAGATAAAGGCATACATCatggaaatttaaagagaaaaaatgtgGTTATAAAAGAGGGGAGGGCAAAATTGATTTGTATTTCTAATGATCATCATATCGGTGGCCTCATTGATTTCACAAACTTTATGAAAAGCATTTTAGCGAAAGAAAGGGTACAATTCCGAATTAGGGATTTTGATGATTTCCTTAGCTTGTTAGAGGGGTCCCATTTTTCTAGGTGACAAAAATTTGTTAtaacttgtttattttatagtttaatttattaatttgatattctctatttttaacTCAAATTTTCTATTGTATGCAAACAAAGGATGCTCAACTTACCTCTACACCCCATATTTTTGGGGCCTTTCGAAAAGCTTTTTTATCGGTTGGTTGCTAATGATATTCTCGATTTTAAGGGTAGGACTGCTGAAATTGTCTTGGCAAAGATGCATAAGTGGACTCATCAACGGGATTGGACTCAATATGTGCCTAATGAAGGCCGATTTGTTGCTATATTGCAAAAGATTGCAAATGTATCAGATGATGTATAGGCATTTCTAAGATACAGGCGAAATGTAGTCGCCCATGCTAATCAGGttggtataaatttttaaatctcGAGTTTTATATTCTGTTCTTAGTTGTAATTAACTTAGTTTAATGCTTTCGTTTTTTGTTTATGGCGTAGGGTGTTGCTAAAAGGAGGAAGTTGGCCTCACAGACCAGGTGGAATACATGGATTGCAGACACTGTGGAGGGGGTTGTTGCTCGCCTCGACAGGATATGGCCGGGGTTTCTCAATTCCATTCATAGGATTTATAGCAAGCATAATATTGTCATTCTAGTTGATGACGAATAAGTTTCATTTTATtgttattgatttaaaatttttattctaatttgatacttaataatattattgtttttttttcttaggtgGCTGGAGTAGTCCACTTATTACTGTTTTTTTGTACATGGGAATCTTAATGCAATTTTTACTAGTTCAAATGAAAACTACTGAATCACTTGGTAtatttggaaatgaggtgaataaaaaactgttatttttgtcaataaaacaataatttcattcatcaatttatttgatcgtttactaacaaattaaatgttgaatacatagcttgtactttttcgagatgcaaaaagaggattcgaTGATCGAGCAGCAATTGCAgcaaggtcaaccatggtgcTCGGTGAgtctttataggaaaaaattgattattattattgtaaattcaccacataagtatttatatgattatcaaattcggtccagctgaatggtggtttatgtatgggaatcaaacacctacattgagaAAGTTAGCCATCAAATTTCTCTCATAAACTGCGTCATCTTCTgcatgtgagagaaattggagcacgtttgCTCTCATCCATACAAAGCAACGAAATCGTTTAGCTTACCCTCGATTGGagcaattagttttttattacTATAATATGAGGCTAAAGTTACACAATATGGAGgcagaaaatgatcgagttgttgaaaaagattaccttgatcttcttgacatttcagccaaggtgggtgaagaagaagataataaGTTATTCCAGTAGGTTAGGCCTATACACTTGGATGACGAAGTTGGAAATCCTGATCCACGAATTGC
Protein-coding regions in this window:
- the LOC100255982 gene encoding uncharacterized protein LOC100255982 isoform X1; amino-acid sequence: MAGNSLPSLGRVKLCDLIACEGLPSDSYKLSVSTLSQSLAQYSAAIIQFPSSDGALLRSGLDSAHLYFHQRASYPAADMIHNNESREWCKTSGYYADPQQWQETYDFRPGLTPPESNSGLEFPPAGLPDIFSLLGKAARDILDAISFYLNLRSSPFTEILDNVPLRSREISSSVLSVCCYGRPSFQGPQHHNLTTQEDGQLVMFSDHEHQVDKSLITLVKSDKAGLHVRDFHGRWVLVDGDLGPQEAIVYPGLALYQATAGYVGPALHRTEISNMQGNMYGRCSLAFKLMPKSMTSLNCSEMRAAGHGVEAQFQLPVPVDDFMQRSHPTEQLFNRNNFPSFNFPTAQDGSMKPLMRRRKNNSRCKPLPPSKRLRLEAQRVLKERVQDIADKKGIKLRFCNLKECESHIHTLDSPCANTRMEIGWPPGVPFVHPHDLPNKAKIGFLEAYEPGWTATHDMELSLIEPGQASQHSANCNCNSPVQVLYTHENTFFWTKLLFCD
- the LOC100255982 gene encoding uncharacterized protein LOC100255982 isoform X3 codes for the protein MAGNSLPSLGRVKLCDLIACEGLPSDSYKLSVSTLSQSLAQYSAAIIQFPSSDGALLRSGLDSAHLYFHQRASYPAADMIHNNESREWCKTSGYYADPQQWQETYDFRPGLTPPESNSGLEFPPAGLPDIFSLLGKAARDILDAISFYLNLRSSPFTEILDNVPLRSREISSSVLSVCCYGRPSFQGPQHHNLTTQEDGQLVMFSDHEHQVDKSLITLVKSDKAGLHVRDFHGRWVLVDGDLGPQEAIVYPGLALYQATAGYVGPALHRTEISNMQGNMYGRCSLAFKLMPKSMTSLNCSEMRAAGHGVEAQFQLPVPVDDFMQRSHPTEQLFNRNNFPSFNFPTAQDGSMKPLMRRRKNNSRCKPLPPSKRLRLEAQRVLKERVQDIADKKGIKLRFCNLKECESHIHTLDSPCANTRMEIGWPPGVPFVHPHDLPNKAKIGFLEAYEPGWTATHDMELSLIEPGQASQHSANCN
- the LOC100255982 gene encoding uncharacterized protein LOC100255982 isoform X4, with the protein product MAGNSLPSLGRVKLCDLIACEGLPSDSYKLSVSTLSQSLAQYSAAIIQFPSSDGALLRSGLDSAHLYFHQRASYPAADMIHNNESREWCKTSGYYADPQQWQETYDFRPGLTPPESNSGLEFPPAGLPDIFSLLGKAARDILDAISFYLNLRSSPFTEILDNVPLRSREISSSVLSVCCYGRPSFQGPQHHNLTTQEDGQLVMFSDHEHQVDKSLITLVKSDKAGLHVRDFHGRWVLVDGDLGPQEAIVYPGLALYQATAGYVGPALHRTEISNMQGNMYGRCSLAFKLMPKSMTSLNCSEMRAAGHGVEAQFQLPVPVDDFMQRSHPTEQLFNRNNFPSFNFPTAQDGSMKPLMRRRKNNSRCKPLPPSKRLRLEAQRVLKERVQDIADKKGIKLRFCNLKECESHIHTLDSPCANTRMEIGWPPGVPFVHPHDLPNKAKIGFLEAYEPGWTATHDMENQSP
- the LOC100255982 gene encoding uncharacterized protein LOC100255982 isoform X2 — translated: MAGNSLPSLGRVKLCDLIACEGLPSDSYKLSVSTLSQSLAQYSAAIIQFPSSDGALLRSGLDSAHLYFHQRASYPAADMIHNNESREWCKTSGYYADPQQWQETYDFRPGLTPPESNSGLEFPPAGLPDIFSLLGKAARDILDAISFYLNLRSSPFTEILDNVPLRSREISSSVLSVCCYGRPSFQGPQHHNLTTQEDGQLVMFSDHEHQVDKSLITLVKSDKAGLHVRDFHGRWVLVDGDLGPQEAIVYPGLALYQATAGYVGPALHRTEISNMQGNMYGRCSLAFKLMPKSMTSLNCSEMRAAGHGVEAQFQLPVPVDDFMQRSHPTEQLFNRNNFPSFNFPTAQDGSMKPLMRRRKNNSRCKPLPPSKRLRLEAQRVLKERVQDIADKKGIKLRFCNLKECESHIHTLDSPCANTRMEIGWPPGVPFVHPHDLPNKAKIGFLEAYEPGWTATHDMELSLIEPGQESISITSDVWPPLISL